The Pongo abelii isolate AG06213 chromosome 7, NHGRI_mPonAbe1-v2.0_pri, whole genome shotgun sequence genome contains the following window.
gtcacTGCCTACTTTTGCTGGAGTAGTTGGGTAGTCTGAGTGAGGAGGGAACATTTAACCTGAGAACCGAAGGATGGAAACACCGTCTAGTAATGTGAAGCATAAAAGTGGTGAGGCTGAAGGGAGCATTCGGTCATGGGGTATATGCTGAGGCCCTGATCTGCATCCGACTGTACAGGCAGGAGAGTTCTGTGCGTCCAGGCACACAACAGCCTCTTAATGGGTCTGCTCACTTGCACGGCTGCTCTCCTCTGATGAACCTACACACGGTAGTCAGaatgaccttttaaaaatgttagattATGTCTTCCCACTGCACTTAAATCCAAATCAACAGCCTTCCTGCTTCTTCAACCTCACTTCATGCCCTCCTCCCAGGTCCCTGGGCTCTACCACCACAGCCCCCATTGGGCTCCTGGACACACAGGACTCTTCTTGGACTGTGGTGGTGGCAGAGGGTATAGAGTGATAGGATTCGACATGTCAATGGTAGAAATGCCAGGGCTTGTTGATAGATGGTTATAAGAGTAAgagaggaggctgggcgcagtggctcacgcctgtaatctcagcaatttgggaggccgggactggtggattacctgagatcaggagttcgagaccagcctggccagggtttagtagaaacgctgtctctactaaaaatacaaaaattagttgggtgtggtggtgggctcctgtagtcccagctactcgggagactgaggcaggagaatcacttgagcccaggaagcggaggttgcagtgagccgagattgtgccattgcactccagcctgggtgacggagtgagactccgtctcaaaaaaaaaaaaagaaaaagaaaaagaataagagaggGATTCAGATATTAACACAGAATTAAGCTTGCACTTCTGGCTTGAGcgttttgagatgggatctcctgtcacccaggctggactgcagtggtgcaacccacaaggctcaccgcagccttcacttctgggcccaagtgatcctcccacttcagcctctgaagtggctaggaccacaagcatgcaccaccacgtctggctaattttatttgtagagacgggagtctcactatgttgcccaggctggtctcaaactcctggactcaagtgatcctcctgcctcggcctcccaaagtgctgggatgataggtgtgagccaccacactggcctgGCTTGAGCATttaaatggatggatggtggtTCCTTTTACTGAGAGTCAAACGGCCTTTAATAAAAAGAAGGGAGCTATTTCTGCCAGCAAAGTAAAGGCCTTGGCGGGGGAGAAATGATTTAGGAAAACTAGGTTGTCACCTGGGAGGTGCAGGAATGTCAGAAGAGAATGAATGTTTAAGACAGTTCAGAGAAGCTGGGGGCACAAGCCACTCAAGCAGCACCCAAGGATCGCCTGCCAGCAGGGTGCCCTCTTGGTGTCTGTGATCATTAATCCATCTAGAATGAAACTGGTCAATGTGGTGTCCCTCAGCCAAGTTCTCTTCCTTGTTCCCTTTTCTTGTTTCCTGTCTTCCAGTGATCCAtaacttggaaatgaaatatatacttttattacCTGTTGAATATAATCCTTATATTTCCTTATTTCAAAATGGTAAACTTATCATTGGTATGGtgaattacatataatttatttattcatttttttttaaaatttttgagatggagtctcactctgtcactcaggttggagtgcaatggcgtgatctcagctcactgcaacctctgccttccaggttcaagcgattctcctgtctcagcctcccaagtagctgggactacaggcgcgtgccaccacacctggctaatttttgtattttagtagagacagggtttcactatgttggccaggctggtctcaaactcctgaccttgtgatctgcccgccctggcctcccaaagtgctgggattacaggtgtgagccactgcgcccagccgaattacacataatttaaaacaaaatttgttgCATTGAACTGAatgttgaatttttctttgtaaaacatCTCCATCACTAAATTTTCACTGTGGTCTGCAAATTAATTTATTTgcttaatagaaaaaataattttcagcgctggacatggtggttcacacctgtaatcccagcactttggaaggctgagcctgggagtttgagaccagcctgggcaacacagccagaccatgtatctacaaactttttttttttttttaattagccaggtgtggtggcacacacctatagtcccagctacttgggggactgagacaggaggatcacttgagcccaggaattcgaggctgcagtgagctataattgtaacactgcactccagcctgggcaacagagtgagaccctgtctctgaccaaaaaacaaacacacaaacaaaataaaaaacctaataaaattaattagaaatGTGATGAGATATGGGATGTCCATTAGTGATAATGAAAGCCATTGCAACTGAATGCTCTTTCAGGAGTTCTGAAAGCAAACAAatgttaaagaaacagaaaaataacacctttaaaatgttttagatatgttgcttttattcaaaagaataaaatgcttgaCAAACTCTTTAATCACAAGGTTTGAACCAAACCACCAGTCTTCTacaacaactctgtgaggtaggtaTCTGCATAGCCACAACGGATCCACAGAGTCCTTTCTTCCCTTGTACCTCTCAAACGCTGAGAATTGTAGTAGTTGAAACCACTGTTCTAGTGGGCAGTTAGAACAGTTGTTTTCCCCATCTTGTTCCCCACAGAGCTGCCCAAGTTATTATCTGCTCCTGGGGTTGGACCATCTGTTTTATGACAGTTATGatattgttgtttaaaaaaatccaaattgttACTTTGATTTATATGATCTAACTCTGAATCACAGAAGTATTACTAGGATGTTCAAAACTCTGATTGACTCTACTTGCTTTAAAAACTCTCAGATCCCTTTTGCATTTATCATCGGAGATCGGTAAAGATGACAATAAGCAGGTCGAAAGTTCTGAGATGTTAGCACATACCCTTTTCACAATTTAGGAAGCTTTAAGatcatttagtattttttttatgTTACAAAATTTGGTATAATATACTTCTTTCAGGAAAGTCTTAGTAGTAACtccaaatattataattattataaccaGAATTGTGACACTTGGAGCAGAACGCATGCACacaaaataaaatcctgtcagAAAATGACATCACCATTCCCCCACACCAAATGTATAATTGGTAGGAAATGCATTTCCAGTCTGGTACATGGCAGTGTGACAAACTCCTACTCACTCGCTTTTCAAGTTGGTGACTACAGCTGAAATCTTTTTCTGTGATGTATGCCACCCTTTTACCTATTTGATTTGGAAGTATAGAATTCGGATTCATGTCATTTCCACAGACCTTTCCTCTTAGGAGTGCCTAAGCTGTCTTACTCAGATGCAGGTATAATGTAGCACGAAACTTCCAAAGAACCAGTTTCTCTCTTGCCGTTCCTCTTAACAACTTTCACATGTATCTAAACATTCTATGCAGGAGTCCTACTAAGAGATTTTGGTTTAATGCCACTTTGATCAGTTATTTGTTGTATGACTTCATTCAAAAACACTTTCATCAATAGCATGGGGATTGTATCTATGAAAGGGAAGTTGGTGTCCTGCGTTCCTCACAAAATTATCCAaaggataaaatgaaaagtaTGTGAGAAACCTGCTTTAATTATAATGTGCTATGTTTAAGCATTATTGTCTTTCTCTATGACAAGCAACAGCTCTGTCCTAGGTCCAAATTAGAAAAACACATATTGATATTTCATTCAGAATCTCATTAATTGGTAGCTGATCTGATTAGCTAGAGAGAATGTGACAGATTTTCTCCTTATCTCCCAGTCTGCATATAGTGAAGCTCACTAATAAATTAATGGATGATATTAATAGCAGTGATCCCAGATGACAATGCTAACACTGACTCCTGGGCATCCCCTCTCATCCTGCCATCATACATTCACTAATGAGCAATGCCAGCCGAAGTGAGTAAGATCTCCCAATACCATGTGGTATTGAGTCTTCTCAGATACATTCACTTGTTTGGCTCAAGACATGAATCTGAGCTGTGTGCTGCCATCCTGAGACAGTATTATAAAAATTTCTGACAACAGAAAACTAACCAAATTTGTCCAATCTGTTGCTACAGCTAACCAGTAATTTCTTTTGTCAAATGTAAATACTGTTCCCAGCACCTTCCTATTGGCTTGACGCTCAAAGACACGAAGAGTCACCTTCCTCAGAAATGCATCAGGCTACTCTGTGTTTGCAGCATCGCCCAGTTTCCTAAAACAATTTTCCCTTTACAAATTACTTTTATATCTACTACGAAAGGATGAGCTCTTGTTTAAATGTCTAACTGTGAACATCAAGTGTGCTGACTGGAGATaaatgtttttcatcttttttttttttttttttttgagagggagtctcgctctgttgcccaggctggagtgcagtggcgcgatccacctcctgggttcacgccattcttctgcctcagcctccctagtagctgggactacaggcgcctgccaccacgcctggctaattttttgtatttttagtagagacggggtttcaccatgttagccagaatggtcctgatctcctgaccttgtgatccacccacctcagcctctcaaagtgctaggattacaggcatgagccaccccaccccgCCATGTTTTTCATCTTAATTATTCTATTGATTAAAATGTGTTCTGTAAACTAGAATATGATATCGAAGTATGAAGTTCAAGTTTCTTCTTTCAGTTTCAGCTGAtaacaaataattaattatacCAGAATGAAAAAGCAGAACTGCTCCAAATGCACAAAACTTAGCTAGCACTAAAAGAAATACTGAATTTTCCCCAatagtatataatattttattgtaacaaaaatatttagatgAGTTTCACAGCTATATATTATCATATAGGTACCTGCTGAGAAGGATAAGGTGGATAAACTgacatttaacaatattttacTATACATCTAATTAATCTAAGTAATTCtgggggaaagaaaaatatataaaagcatcCCTTTTTATataattccatatttttttccagaCAACATAGAATCAAGATACAACTGTAGATCATTATAATTCTAAACTTAATATTAGAACTTGAAACGTGAAAATTCCAGTTATACCTAGGTATTTGTCAAATGATAATCAAATGTTTGTCTTATAGTGGTTTTATATTTGTGAGATAATACTCCATTGCTTCATTGCTTTATACTGCCATGGGTTCTTCTGTTTGATGTTCTACATTAGCTCAGATATCCTAGTAaactcagttttgttttctttttcatctggTTAGCCTTTGGGTTATCACTTCTCGATACATAATAGAGATGTAGATAAGCAATAAAAAGATGACAAAGAAATCATCTAGAAAGCCTAGAATTCCAAACAAGGCTTCAGGTACAAAATCTAGAGGTGATATAAGATAGAAAAAAGCTCCCATTAAACAAAGTATTATCCTGATGCGAAACATCCAGAAAAGGCCCCCGACTGAAAACATTTCCCTGAATGCGTGCCTCAGTAAAGTAGGTAGATCCATAATTCTCTCCATAATCTGGTAGAGGGAAAAACAAGTATTATGATTTAGCACCTAATGTGTcagatttcaaaataatataattttcttacTATATGTAAACATTGTTAAGATGAGTTAAGATGAATTAAGGAGTTACACATTGATTGAACATCATATTTTCTAATTATGCATTGTGTTTAAAAATAGCTCTTTGAATACTAGTTCTTACAGAATAGATCTTACTGCAGATAATTGAAAGGCAACTAAAGTGTCACCAAGCTTAAAATATGGGATATAGTAATGCAAAACTCAAGTAACATCTGATTTGAGTTAGTAAAATAAACCAAAGAACCTAGTGCACAGGATTAGAGTCTGAGACTTGAGCTTAAGTCTCAGCTTTAAAGTCAGACAGATCTGGGTTTAAATTCAAAATCAATCACTTACTAGCCAGGTGATCTTAGGAACAGTTGCTTAACCTACTAGAGATAATTCAACAACTAACTGTATTTATGTGCAAGGACTGTTAAGAACCAAAAGGTTCCCTGGCAAGTGgactaaaaattcaaaagaaaaaaataactaaaagagataCTGTGTATGAAAGACCTTTGTAACTTGCCAGACAATATAGAAGTGATTATACATTAAAGACATAGGAACTTTGATGGCTTAGTTTAAGAATAGCAGTGAAACTGATTCCTTCTGGTGAAATCACTTCCTCTGGTCATTCCTCTGCTATGTTTAACAATCTGTCTAACAGTCATACACCCAAACTCTAGATAGGCGTTTTATGTAACAAGTGCCAAATAAGTTGAGAGGGAGATGGAGACAAAAACGCAAAGAACCGAGCAAGTGAGGAGAAAATAGTTTTTGAAACCCCCAGACCAAGAGAAAATCATCTTGTGACTCCTTTTGGAACAATGGTCACCAAAGTACAAGAATGGTTGTTTCATAATCACTTCCTATGTTCTGTGGAAGAACTAGTATctaaagcaaaacagccttacaGCTTTCACAAAGTTTATAGTAAATGACTTTAGATACTCTAACAAACAGCCAGCATGTCTTTTGAATACCTTTCTGTCCTTTTTCAGAGCTATTTTGTTCACTTGTAATATAGTATCATCACTTATACAAAATCTTTAATAATTagacaagaaataatgaaatggtTTAGTAAGAAATGTTTCTGCATAAACTTACTCCAACTTTGAAGGAAGCAGAATATTAAAGAGCTAAATGCCTTctttatattataatttcatCACATACCAGGCTTTCTTACTCATTAAATATCtgacacaaaaaataataattgagtaATAGTAtgcttcacattttaaaaataatgaaggaaaaattctaaaggccggatgcagtggctcacactggtaatcccagcactttgggaggccaaggtgagcagatcgcttgaagccaagagttttgagatcagcctggtaaaaagggcgaaaccccgtctctactaaaaatacaaaaattagctgggcatggtggcacacacctgtaatcccagctagtcaggtgGCTGAAatatgagaattgtttgaacccaggagacagaggttgcagtgagccgagatcgcgccattgcattctggcctgggcaacagagcgagactctgtctcagaaaggaaagaaatgaaaagaaaaatgttaaatgactTTATTAAAGTTCAGTGGTAGCTCTTAAGTTTGAAACAGTTTGCATGTTTAAAGAACCATCCTATTGATGTCACCGGaggatatgttaaaaaaaaaattgctggatcaaaatTGCAGAAGAGGCTCCCAAATAATTATGGAGGACAACATGATTGGATTAAGTTTTTTCCTGCTCAATGAAAAATGGGTAAATCTACCCATTATCATCCATAACAGTTGAAATCTATGCCCTGAAATGTACATGACCTCACAGAACAAGGAACAATGGAGCATGAGCACATGTCTGTTTAACACAGAAGCATCTGAATAGCTTAATATATTCGGCTGGGAGCAGCAGTATCAATTCTTATCTTAACagtaattcatttattaaatttggcagtggtaaataaataaaaatggtccTTACCCTTATGAAGCTTTTAGTTTACTGAGAGAAAGATAACGAACAAGAATTGAGTGCTGTCTATGATAAACGCCATGAAGGAAAGGTACAGAGGGCAGCCAGAGAGCAGGGAAAGCTTCTCCAAGGAGGGTCTACTTAAGAAAGTTGTCATCTAAAGACTGGGAAATCACCATGACAGCAGAAGGACAAGCATTCCATGCAGAGGAAGTGTCAGGTGACAGCCTTAAGGTGGaaggagtttgtgtgtgtgctgaGAGCATAGAGCAGGGTGGCTGCAGGGTGGTGATTGAGGCGGTTAACAGAAatttggagagggagggaggaccaGATCGTGTGGCACCTTGTAAGCCACAGTAAGGAGTTGGAACATTCAAAGACATTGGGCCacaagtggtggctcatgcctgtaatcccaccacttcgggaggccgaggtgggaggaccacttgagcccaggagtttgagaccagcctggccaacatggcgaaacgccatctctacaaaaaatataaaaattagccgggttgtggtggcatgcacctgtagtcccatctacttgggaggctgaggtgggaggatggcttgagcccaggaggcaaacgttgcagcgagccaagattgcaccaccgcactcaagcctgtctcaaaacaaacaaaaaaaaaatagaagttttcaaacacaagAGCATCATGGTCTCATTTATGTCTGGAAAACATGTATCAGGCTGCTGTGGCAGGGAAAAAAGTAGAAGTGAGGAGGCCACTGTGGCTGCCATGAGCAGAGATGACAGGGCTGGACCAGCACAATGTCTACAGTGATTGAAAGAAGTGgacacaggctgggcacggtggctcacacctgtaatcccagcactttgggaggctgagggggtggattgcttgaccccaggagttcaaggccagcctgggcagcatggcaaaacccagtctctacaaaaaattagccaggtgtggtgatgcacccctgtggtcccagctacttgggaggctgaggcggcaggatGGCCTGagtctggaaggttgaggctgcagtgagccgtgat
Protein-coding sequences here:
- the RNF170 gene encoding E3 ubiquitin-protein ligase RNF170 isoform X2, producing MYCPICLHQASFPVETNCGHLFCGACIIAYWRYGSWLGAISCPICRQTVTLLLTVFGEDDQSQDVVRLHQDINDYNRRFSGQPRSIMERIMDLPTLLRHAFREMFSVGGLFWMFRIRIILCLMGAFFYLISPLDFVPEALFGILGFLDDFFVIFLLLIYISIMYREVITQRLTR